From Streptomyces sp. NBC_00370, a single genomic window includes:
- a CDS encoding cytochrome P450 — MGPPPGCPAHAGAAGSGAPAAVPLSGARFQTDPHELYRDMRRDHGSVAPVVLDGDIPAWLVLGYRELHQLTSDPVLFSRDSELWNQWENIPADWPLLPMIGHRQPSILYTVGERHRERAAMISNALEAQDPFTLKEYAEQYADELIDEFCTRGSTDIIGQYAMLLPVRILAKMYGFPDAQGPGLVTALNDMIDGRERAIAGQQHLGESMAGLLIEKHAVPGADVASRMMRDPADFTDEEIVQDLMVMMAAGHQPTADWIGNSLRLMLTDDRFAASLSGGRHSVAEAMNEVLWEDTPSQNIAGRWAARDTRLGNRDIKAGDLLILSFAAANYDPQVRTDGSTLTGGNNAFFSFGHGEHRCPFPAQEVAEVIARTAIEVLLDRLPDIDLAVPAESLTRRPSPWLRGLTELPVTFTPTPALGSATAHGGLR; from the coding sequence GTGGGCCCGCCGCCCGGCTGCCCCGCGCACGCGGGCGCCGCGGGATCCGGCGCGCCCGCCGCCGTACCGCTGAGCGGTGCGCGGTTCCAGACCGATCCGCACGAGCTGTACCGGGACATGCGGCGTGACCACGGCTCGGTCGCCCCTGTCGTGCTCGACGGGGACATCCCCGCCTGGCTGGTGCTCGGCTACCGCGAACTGCACCAGCTCACCAGCGACCCGGTCCTCTTCAGCCGCGACTCCGAGCTGTGGAACCAGTGGGAGAACATCCCCGCCGACTGGCCGCTGCTGCCGATGATCGGCCACCGGCAGCCGTCGATCCTCTACACCGTCGGCGAACGGCACCGCGAGCGAGCGGCGATGATCAGCAACGCGCTTGAGGCGCAGGACCCGTTCACGCTCAAGGAGTACGCGGAGCAGTACGCGGACGAGCTGATCGACGAGTTCTGCACGCGCGGATCGACCGACATCATCGGCCAGTACGCGATGCTCCTGCCGGTGCGGATCCTGGCGAAGATGTACGGCTTCCCCGACGCCCAGGGCCCCGGCCTGGTCACCGCGCTCAACGACATGATCGACGGCCGCGAACGCGCCATCGCCGGCCAGCAGCACCTCGGCGAGTCGATGGCGGGGCTGCTCATCGAGAAGCACGCGGTGCCGGGCGCCGACGTCGCCTCGCGGATGATGCGCGACCCGGCCGACTTCACGGACGAGGAGATCGTCCAGGACCTGATGGTGATGATGGCGGCCGGGCACCAGCCGACCGCCGACTGGATCGGCAACTCGCTGCGGCTGATGCTCACCGACGACCGGTTCGCCGCTTCCCTGTCCGGCGGCCGGCACAGCGTCGCCGAGGCCATGAACGAGGTCCTGTGGGAGGACACCCCCTCGCAGAACATCGCGGGCCGCTGGGCCGCCCGCGACACCCGGCTGGGCAACCGCGACATCAAGGCCGGTGACCTGCTCATCCTCAGCTTCGCCGCTGCCAACTATGACCCGCAGGTCCGTACGGACGGCTCCACGCTCACCGGCGGCAACAACGCCTTCTTCTCGTTCGGCCACGGCGAGCACCGCTGTCCGTTCCCGGCGCAGGAGGTGGCCGAGGTCATCGCCCGTACGGCCATCGAGGTGCTCCTCGACCGGCTGCCGGACATCGACCTCGCCGTGCCGGCCGAATCGCTCACCCGGCGGCCGTCCCCCTGGCTGCGGGGGCTGACGGAACTGCCGGTCACCTTCACCCCGACCCCCGCTCTCGGAAGCGCGACAGCCCACGGAGGCCTGAGATGA
- a CDS encoding cytochrome P450 family protein, with product MTCPHEHGAAAAGAGGEAQAGAAGGCPVVLDPFVADLDGESAALRAAGPLARVVLPGGVACWSVTHHAEARQLLGDARLVKDINVWGAWQRGDIPLDWPLIGLANPPRSMLTVDGAEHRRMRTLVAQALTVRRVAELREGIEKLTADLLDRLAAAYEAAGADASVDLKAEFAYPLPMSVVGDLMGVDRADHPQLKDYFDKFFSTQTPPAEVPQLMADISALFLRTVEAKQANPGDDLTSALIAASAEGDHFTTDEIVNTLQLMIAAGHETTISLITNAVVALQTHPEQRALVMAGKVSWEDVIEETLRWSSPTSHVLFRFATEDVEVGDSVLPKGEALIVSYGAIGRDERQFGPTAGEFDATRTPNRHIAFGHGAHVCPGAALSRLEAAVALPALFTRFPELDLAVPATELRNKPVVTQNDLYELPVRLGGDTVAAAS from the coding sequence ATGACCTGTCCCCACGAGCACGGCGCTGCGGCTGCGGGAGCCGGTGGTGAAGCCCAGGCCGGTGCTGCGGGCGGCTGCCCCGTCGTCCTGGACCCGTTCGTCGCGGACCTCGACGGGGAGAGCGCCGCGCTGCGCGCCGCAGGCCCGCTCGCCCGGGTCGTGCTGCCGGGCGGGGTGGCCTGCTGGTCGGTCACGCACCACGCGGAGGCTCGCCAACTCCTCGGTGACGCGCGGCTGGTGAAGGACATCAACGTGTGGGGCGCGTGGCAGCGCGGCGACATACCCCTGGACTGGCCGCTGATCGGGCTCGCCAACCCGCCCCGTTCGATGCTGACGGTGGACGGCGCCGAGCACCGCCGTATGCGCACCCTCGTCGCGCAGGCGCTGACCGTACGCCGGGTCGCCGAACTGCGCGAGGGCATCGAGAAACTGACGGCTGATCTGCTGGACCGGCTGGCCGCCGCGTACGAGGCGGCGGGGGCGGACGCGTCCGTCGACCTCAAGGCGGAGTTCGCCTACCCGCTGCCGATGAGCGTGGTCGGCGACCTGATGGGGGTCGACCGGGCCGACCATCCGCAACTCAAGGACTACTTCGACAAGTTCTTCTCCACGCAGACACCGCCCGCCGAGGTTCCGCAGCTGATGGCGGACATCTCCGCGCTGTTCCTGCGGACCGTCGAGGCCAAGCAGGCGAACCCGGGCGACGATCTGACGAGCGCGCTGATCGCGGCGTCGGCGGAGGGTGACCACTTCACCACCGACGAGATCGTCAACACGCTCCAGTTGATGATCGCGGCCGGTCACGAGACGACGATCAGCCTGATCACCAACGCCGTCGTGGCCCTGCAGACCCACCCGGAGCAGCGCGCCCTCGTCATGGCGGGCAAGGTCAGCTGGGAGGACGTGATCGAGGAGACGCTGCGCTGGTCGAGCCCGACGTCGCACGTGCTGTTCCGGTTCGCGACGGAGGATGTCGAGGTCGGCGACTCCGTCCTGCCGAAGGGCGAGGCGCTGATCGTGTCGTACGGCGCGATCGGCCGCGACGAGCGGCAGTTCGGCCCGACGGCCGGGGAGTTCGACGCGACCCGCACCCCGAACCGGCACATCGCGTTCGGCCACGGCGCCCATGTCTGCCCCGGCGCCGCGCTGTCCCGGCTTGAGGCGGCGGTGGCACTGCCCGCGCTGTTCACCCGCTTCCCCGAGCTGGACCTGGCGGTCCCGGCGACGGAGCTGCGCAACAAGCCGGTGGTGACGCAGAACGACCTGTACGAGCTGCCGGTGCGGCTGGGCGGCGACACGGTGGCCGCCGCCTCGTAA
- the serC gene encoding phosphoserine transaminase has product MADIQIPADIKPADGRFGAGPSKVRTEAVDALAATGTSLLGTSHRQAPVKNLVGAVRDGVRDLFQLPEGYEVILGNGGSTAFWDVATHGLIDNKSQHLSFGEFSSKFAKASKLAPWLAEPTIITADPGSHPDSKAEAGVDVYALTHNETSTGVAAPVKRVAGADAGSLVLVDATSGAGGLPVDISETDVYYFAPQKSFASDGGLWIGVFSPAALERAARVHASGRHVPEFFSLPTAIDNSLKNQTYNTPALATLFLLNEQLNWLNSQGGLDWSVRRTATSSRTLYGWAEASKYATPFVVDPAKRSQVIGTIDFDDEIDASAVAKALRANGIVDTEPYRKLGRNQLRVAMFPAIDPADVEALTACVDYVIEHL; this is encoded by the coding sequence GTGGCCGATATCCAGATTCCTGCTGACATCAAGCCCGCCGACGGCCGTTTCGGCGCTGGCCCCTCCAAGGTAAGGACGGAGGCGGTGGACGCACTGGCCGCCACCGGCACGTCACTGCTCGGCACGTCCCATCGCCAGGCCCCGGTCAAGAACCTGGTCGGCGCGGTACGTGACGGCGTACGCGACCTCTTCCAGCTCCCCGAGGGCTACGAGGTGATCCTGGGCAACGGCGGCTCGACCGCGTTCTGGGACGTCGCGACGCACGGACTGATCGACAACAAGTCCCAGCACCTGTCGTTCGGCGAGTTCTCCTCCAAGTTCGCGAAGGCGTCCAAGCTCGCCCCGTGGCTGGCCGAGCCGACCATCATCACCGCCGACCCCGGCTCGCACCCGGACTCGAAGGCGGAGGCGGGTGTCGACGTCTACGCGCTCACCCACAACGAGACCTCCACCGGTGTCGCGGCGCCCGTCAAGCGCGTCGCCGGCGCCGACGCCGGATCGCTGGTCCTGGTCGACGCGACGTCCGGCGCGGGCGGGCTGCCCGTGGACATCTCCGAGACCGATGTCTACTACTTCGCGCCGCAGAAGTCCTTCGCCTCCGACGGCGGCCTGTGGATCGGTGTCTTCTCCCCGGCCGCCCTGGAGCGCGCCGCGCGCGTGCACGCCTCCGGCCGGCACGTACCGGAGTTCTTCTCGCTGCCGACGGCGATCGACAACTCGCTGAAGAACCAGACGTACAACACCCCCGCGCTCGCCACCCTGTTCCTGCTCAACGAGCAGCTGAACTGGCTGAACTCGCAGGGCGGCCTCGACTGGTCCGTACGCCGTACGGCCACGTCGTCGCGCACGCTGTACGGCTGGGCCGAGGCGTCCAAGTACGCCACCCCGTTCGTCGTCGACCCGGCCAAGCGCTCGCAGGTCATCGGCACGATCGACTTCGACGACGAGATCGACGCGTCGGCGGTCGCCAAGGCACTGCGCGCCAACGGCATCGTGGACACCGAGCCGTACCGCAAGCTGGGCCGCAACCAGCTGCGCGTGGCGATGTTCCCGGCGATCGACCCGGCGGACGTCGAGGCGCTGACGGCGTGCGTCGACTACGTGATCGAGCACCTCTGA
- a CDS encoding nitroreductase/quinone reductase family protein encodes MSDFNEPIIAEFRANAGHVGGHFEGKNMLLLHTAGRRTGLPRVNPLVYTTDAGSFLVGGSNGGAEKDPQWVANVEAMAETTIEVGDRTLRAKPTVLREGPERERLYAVMVAYWPDFRQYETRTERTFPVIKLDMIE; translated from the coding sequence ATGAGCGATTTCAACGAGCCGATCATTGCCGAGTTCAGGGCCAACGCCGGTCATGTGGGCGGTCACTTCGAGGGCAAGAACATGCTCCTGCTGCACACGGCCGGCAGGCGCACCGGGCTGCCGAGGGTGAACCCGCTGGTCTACACGACGGACGCGGGCAGCTTCCTGGTCGGCGGCTCGAACGGCGGCGCGGAGAAGGACCCGCAGTGGGTGGCGAACGTCGAGGCGATGGCCGAGACGACCATCGAGGTCGGCGACCGCACGCTGAGGGCGAAGCCGACCGTCCTGCGGGAGGGGCCCGAGCGGGAGCGGCTGTACGCGGTGATGGTGGCGTACTGGCCGGACTTCCGGCAGTACGAGACGCGTACGGAGCGGACGTTCCCGGTGATCAAGCTGGACATGATCGAGTGA
- a CDS encoding GDSL-type esterase/lipase family protein gives MRFMFVGDSMTIGRAGDFTWRYRMWQHLEASLGAPYRVVGPSTGLYDAAADAPVSYDYAAPDFPVEARGHLAAWGEGWCHLAPRIRAAVAAQRADVLLVSLGLIDLGFYTDSDSAALNARTFVAEARAANPRIRMVLLPVIPNVRAVTDAAFAAEVERFNELLAKAVANLDEPTSPLLLASHPPTYDLADDTYDGTHPAPSGEHKLAAAFADAMHEAWGLGGRYRYEPAAAVS, from the coding sequence ATGCGTTTCATGTTCGTCGGTGACTCCATGACCATCGGACGCGCCGGCGACTTCACCTGGCGCTACCGGATGTGGCAGCACCTGGAGGCGTCGCTCGGCGCCCCGTACCGAGTGGTCGGCCCGTCGACCGGCCTGTACGACGCGGCGGCCGACGCGCCCGTCTCGTACGACTACGCCGCCCCGGACTTCCCCGTGGAGGCCCGTGGCCATCTCGCCGCGTGGGGCGAGGGCTGGTGCCACCTGGCGCCCCGGATACGCGCGGCGGTGGCGGCGCAGCGGGCGGACGTGCTGCTGGTCTCGCTGGGCCTGATCGACCTCGGCTTCTACACGGACAGCGACAGCGCGGCGCTGAACGCGCGGACGTTCGTCGCGGAGGCGCGTGCGGCCAATCCGCGGATCAGGATGGTCCTGCTGCCGGTGATACCGAACGTCAGGGCCGTGACGGACGCGGCCTTCGCCGCCGAGGTCGAGCGCTTCAACGAGCTGCTGGCGAAGGCGGTCGCCAACCTGGACGAGCCGACGTCGCCGCTGCTCCTGGCGTCGCACCCGCCCACGTACGACCTGGCCGATGACACGTACGACGGCACGCACCCGGCGCCGTCCGGCGAACACAAACTGGCGGCGGCCTTCGCGGACGCGATGCACGAGGCGTGGGGCCTGGGCGGCCGCTACCGCTACGAGCCGGCCGCGGCCGTGAGCTGA
- a CDS encoding carboxymuconolactone decarboxylase family protein — MEATTRHLGYLPSAVARLATSPQLLDGFQKLTALFDATTLDPLAREVVVMTVAARNDCHVCVLMHTARLRALGADDALISALRTGADVTDQRLDAVRQFTLAVLDTAGGVDDATLVAFLDHGFTRQNALEVVLGVGTYTLSTFANRLTRAPADPQLTAAAGS, encoded by the coding sequence ATGGAAGCCACCACCCGCCACCTCGGCTACCTCCCCTCCGCCGTCGCCCGCCTCGCCACCTCGCCGCAGCTGCTCGACGGGTTCCAGAAGCTGACCGCGCTCTTCGACGCCACCACCCTCGACCCCCTCGCGCGCGAGGTCGTCGTGATGACGGTCGCCGCGCGCAACGACTGTCACGTCTGCGTCCTCATGCACACCGCCCGGCTCCGTGCCCTCGGTGCCGACGACGCGTTGATATCCGCGCTCCGTACGGGGGCGGACGTGACCGATCAACGTCTCGATGCCGTCCGGCAGTTCACCCTCGCCGTCCTCGACACCGCCGGCGGTGTCGACGACGCCACCCTCGTCGCCTTCCTCGACCACGGCTTCACGCGGCAGAACGCCCTCGAAGTCGTCCTCGGCGTCGGTACCTACACGCTGTCCACCTTCGCCAACCGGCTGACCCGCGCCCCCGCCGATCCTCAGCTCACGGCCGCGGCCGGCTCGTAG
- a CDS encoding MarR family winged helix-turn-helix transcriptional regulator, with amino-acid sequence MSERDAGSAEGRRDTPGYELPLLLFAGFRSLIDRTHAELARQGHPDMRPAHGFAMQAIGLDGATAVTVGRRLGVSKQAAGKTIDRLESLGYAERTTDPTDARRKLVHLTPHGLDALSRSAAIFDELRADWSTRLGPSRLRELEADLRTLTPESTFPLDAAGWLEA; translated from the coding sequence ATGTCTGAACGCGACGCCGGGTCGGCCGAGGGCCGCCGTGACACTCCCGGCTACGAACTCCCCCTGCTCCTGTTCGCGGGGTTCCGCTCCCTGATCGACCGCACGCACGCCGAACTGGCCCGCCAGGGCCACCCGGACATGCGCCCGGCCCACGGCTTCGCGATGCAGGCCATCGGCCTGGACGGCGCGACGGCGGTAACGGTCGGCCGCCGCCTGGGCGTCTCCAAACAGGCGGCGGGCAAGACGATCGACCGCCTGGAGTCCCTGGGCTACGCGGAACGCACCACAGACCCCACGGACGCCCGCCGCAAACTGGTCCACCTGACCCCCCACGGCCTGGACGCCCTGTCCCGCTCGGCCGCGATCTTCGACGAGCTGAGAGCGGACTGGTCCACAAGACTGGGCCCAAGCCGTCTACGAGAACTGGAAGCAGACCTGCGAACGCTGACCCCTGAGTCCACCTTCCCCCTGGACGCGGCGGGCTGGCTGGAGGCGTAA
- a CDS encoding winged helix-turn-helix transcriptional regulator encodes MPTKTAAARRDEARRAYDAFLKECPTHQLLGAISDKWVSLIVTALGESEGAMRYSDLGRRIPGVSQKMLTQSLRSLERDGLVTREVTPSVPVRVDYELTPLGRSLRGLLSAIKDWAETHFEQVDEARSRYDGGDVTAGAVAGAA; translated from the coding sequence ATGCCGACCAAGACGGCAGCAGCCCGCCGCGACGAGGCGCGCCGCGCCTACGACGCGTTCCTGAAGGAGTGCCCCACACACCAGTTGCTCGGCGCGATAAGCGACAAGTGGGTCAGCTTGATCGTGACGGCGCTGGGCGAGAGCGAGGGCGCGATGCGCTACAGCGACTTGGGCCGGCGGATCCCGGGGGTCAGCCAGAAGATGCTCACGCAGTCCCTCCGCTCCCTGGAACGCGACGGCCTGGTCACCCGCGAGGTAACCCCGTCGGTCCCGGTGCGGGTCGACTACGAACTGACGCCGCTGGGGCGGAGTTTGCGGGGGCTGCTGTCCGCGATCAAGGACTGGGCGGAGACGCACTTCGAGCAGGTGGACGAGGCGAGGAGCCGCTACGACGGGGGTGACGTGACGGCGGGTGCGGTTGCGGGTGCCGCGTGA
- a CDS encoding NADP-dependent oxidoreductase translates to MRAVVIKSFGGPEVLEVVETPLPEPGPGQVRVKVAAAALNPVDAAFRDGYIAPLTDGQLGLGWDFAGTVDAAGEGAGFTPGAAVVGLSYGPAATKSHADHVVVDASAVAPAPTTVDTVHAATLALNALTAAQALDLLALSPGDSLLITGAAGALGGFAVQLAHRAGITVTALAGPDDEQLVRSLGADTFVPRGATVAPAAADAVLDAAVMGEPALAYVRDGGAHVGVIPGASPAPVRSVRVETVEVSPDGARLAELVKLLDAGVLTTRVAGTYPLADVAKAHTRLAEGGVRGRLVLIP, encoded by the coding sequence ATGCGCGCTGTCGTCATCAAGTCCTTCGGTGGCCCCGAGGTCCTGGAGGTCGTCGAGACCCCGCTCCCCGAGCCCGGACCCGGCCAGGTGCGGGTCAAGGTGGCCGCCGCCGCCCTCAACCCCGTGGACGCCGCGTTCCGGGACGGGTACATCGCGCCGCTCACGGACGGGCAGTTGGGCCTCGGCTGGGACTTCGCCGGGACCGTCGACGCGGCGGGCGAGGGCGCCGGGTTCACGCCTGGCGCCGCGGTCGTCGGGCTGTCGTACGGGCCCGCGGCGACGAAGTCCCACGCCGACCACGTCGTCGTGGACGCGTCCGCCGTCGCACCGGCGCCCACCACCGTCGACACCGTCCACGCGGCCACGCTCGCGCTCAACGCGCTCACCGCCGCGCAGGCACTCGACCTGCTCGCCCTGAGCCCCGGGGACTCGCTACTGATCACGGGCGCCGCCGGGGCGCTCGGCGGGTTCGCCGTGCAGCTCGCGCACCGCGCCGGAATCACCGTCACCGCCCTCGCAGGGCCGGACGACGAGCAGCTCGTACGGTCGCTGGGCGCCGACACCTTCGTACCGCGCGGCGCGACCGTCGCACCGGCCGCCGCGGACGCCGTACTCGACGCGGCGGTGATGGGCGAGCCGGCGCTGGCGTACGTACGGGACGGCGGCGCGCACGTGGGTGTCATCCCCGGCGCCTCTCCCGCCCCCGTGCGGTCCGTGCGGGTCGAGACCGTGGAGGTCAGCCCCGACGGCGCCCGTCTCGCCGAGCTGGTGAAGCTGCTGGACGCGGGGGTGCTGACGACGCGCGTCGCCGGGACGTACCCGCTCGCCGATGTGGCGAAGGCGCACACCCGGCTGGCGGAGGGCGGGGTACGGGGCCGGCTCGTCCTCATCCCCTGA
- the pip gene encoding prolyl aminopeptidase has translation MPQEATLYPPVEPYDHGMLDVGDGNLVFWEACGNPHGKPALVVHGGPGSGCRPGTRQWFDPERYRVVLFDQRNCGRSTPHASDPAADMAHNTTDDLIADMERLRVHLGVESWLLYGYSWGSTLILAYAERHPERVSEIVIASVTMTRRSDVDWLYRGVGANFPDEWARFRDAVPDRVRAQVGGDLNEPLALPAAYSLLMESPDAAVREQAARDWCAWEDAVLSEEPNGSAHPYGDRPAADRLALVRICAHYFSHGAWLEEGALLRDAGRLAGIPAVLVHGRFDLGTRPEVPVDLAAAWPDARLVIVEDAGHKGSATERREVLAALDGFAK, from the coding sequence ATGCCGCAGGAAGCCACCCTCTATCCCCCCGTCGAGCCCTACGACCACGGCATGCTCGACGTCGGCGACGGCAACCTCGTCTTCTGGGAGGCCTGCGGCAACCCGCACGGCAAGCCCGCCCTCGTCGTCCACGGCGGTCCCGGGTCCGGGTGCAGGCCCGGCACCCGGCAGTGGTTCGACCCCGAGCGCTACCGCGTCGTCCTGTTCGACCAGCGCAACTGCGGGCGCTCCACCCCGCACGCGAGCGACCCCGCCGCCGACATGGCGCACAACACCACCGACGACCTCATCGCCGACATGGAGCGGCTGCGGGTCCATCTCGGCGTCGAGAGCTGGCTGTTGTACGGCTACTCCTGGGGCTCGACGCTGATCCTCGCGTACGCGGAGCGCCACCCGGAGCGGGTGTCGGAGATCGTCATCGCGTCCGTCACGATGACCCGCCGCTCGGACGTCGACTGGCTGTACCGGGGCGTCGGCGCGAACTTCCCCGACGAGTGGGCGCGCTTCCGCGACGCCGTCCCCGACCGCGTGCGCGCGCAGGTCGGCGGCGACCTGAACGAACCTCTCGCGCTGCCCGCCGCCTACTCGCTCCTGATGGAGAGCCCCGACGCCGCCGTGCGGGAGCAGGCCGCGCGCGACTGGTGCGCGTGGGAGGACGCGGTCCTGTCCGAGGAGCCGAACGGTTCGGCCCATCCGTACGGCGACCGTCCGGCCGCCGACCGGCTGGCTCTCGTCCGGATCTGCGCGCACTACTTCTCGCACGGCGCCTGGCTGGAGGAGGGCGCGCTGCTGCGCGACGCCGGCCGGCTGGCCGGGATCCCCGCCGTGCTGGTGCACGGCCGGTTCGACCTCGGCACCCGGCCCGAGGTGCCCGTCGATCTGGCGGCGGCCTGGCCGGACGCGCGGCTGGTGATCGTCGAGGACGCGGGACACAAGGGGAGCGCGACCGAGCGGCGCGAGGTGCTGGCCGCCCTGGACGGCTTCGCGAAGTAG
- a CDS encoding aldo/keto reductase: MKYTQLGRTGLKVSRLVLGTMNFGPLTNEADSHAIMDAALDAGINFFDTANVYGWGENKGRTEEIIGTWFAKGGDRRDKVVLGTKVNGNMAGGDGPPWPNHDKLSAFNIRRAVDASLKRLQTDHIDIYQFHHIDRATPVEEIWQAIDTLIAQGKILYAGSSNFPGWKIAQTNENARRVGSYGLVSEQCLYNLAERRAEMEIIPAAQEYGLGVIPWSPLQGGLLGGAIRKERDGSGAGGRTAGRLTDSSLRSQIQSYEDLLDKHGIDPGEAALAWLLTRPGVTGPISGPRTLEQLESAVRAVDLELSDEVLASLEEIFPGPGPSPEAFAW; the protein is encoded by the coding sequence ATGAAGTACACGCAGCTCGGACGCACCGGACTCAAGGTCAGCCGACTCGTCCTCGGGACGATGAACTTCGGGCCTCTCACCAACGAGGCCGACAGTCACGCCATCATGGACGCCGCGCTCGACGCCGGTATCAACTTCTTCGACACCGCCAACGTCTACGGCTGGGGCGAGAACAAGGGCCGCACCGAAGAGATCATCGGCACCTGGTTCGCCAAGGGCGGTGACCGGCGCGACAAGGTCGTCCTCGGCACCAAGGTCAACGGGAACATGGCCGGCGGGGACGGCCCGCCGTGGCCGAACCACGACAAGCTCTCCGCCTTCAACATCCGTCGTGCCGTCGACGCCAGCCTCAAGCGGCTGCAGACGGACCACATCGACATCTACCAGTTCCACCACATCGACCGCGCCACCCCGGTCGAGGAGATCTGGCAGGCGATCGACACCCTGATCGCCCAGGGCAAGATCCTCTACGCGGGCTCGTCCAACTTCCCCGGCTGGAAGATCGCCCAGACCAACGAGAACGCGCGCCGCGTCGGCTCGTACGGCCTGGTCAGCGAGCAGTGCCTGTACAACCTGGCCGAGCGCCGCGCCGAGATGGAGATCATCCCGGCCGCGCAGGAGTACGGCCTCGGTGTCATCCCGTGGTCGCCGCTCCAGGGCGGCCTGCTGGGCGGTGCGATCCGCAAGGAGCGCGACGGCAGCGGTGCGGGCGGCCGCACGGCCGGCCGGCTGACGGACTCGTCGCTCAGGTCGCAGATCCAGTCGTACGAGGACCTGCTCGACAAGCACGGCATCGACCCGGGCGAGGCGGCGCTGGCCTGGCTGCTCACCCGCCCCGGCGTGACGGGCCCGATCTCCGGCCCGCGGACGCTGGAGCAGCTGGAGTCCGCCGTGCGCGCGGTGGACCTGGAGCTGTCGGACGAGGTACTGGCCTCGCTCGAAGAGATCTTCCCGGGCCCGGGCCCCTCGCCGGAGGCCTTCGCCTGGTAG
- a CDS encoding Uma2 family endonuclease, whose protein sequence is MTVVETDRIDMADESDELTLDTMFETLEKMPVPQGYKVEIVQGNIFMAPQRQTHWQIILSVVNQLQAKYPPNRLASDVRIDFPGLLNGFACDVAAMAESATPDVNGRWRYQDVEFVVEVISKRTAANDFGPKKDAYAEAAVPVYLVANPYTGRCHLYTEPKKGEYTVDRIVAFGEDIDLTNTKVGLTLKTDDFPRD, encoded by the coding sequence ATGACCGTCGTAGAGACCGACAGGATCGACATGGCCGACGAGAGCGACGAGCTGACTCTGGACACGATGTTCGAGACGCTCGAAAAGATGCCCGTCCCCCAGGGATACAAGGTCGAGATCGTCCAGGGGAACATCTTCATGGCGCCACAGCGCCAGACTCATTGGCAGATCATCCTGAGTGTCGTCAACCAGTTGCAGGCCAAGTACCCACCGAACCGCCTCGCCTCCGACGTGCGGATCGACTTCCCCGGCCTGCTCAACGGCTTCGCCTGCGACGTCGCCGCCATGGCCGAGAGTGCGACCCCTGACGTGAACGGCCGCTGGCGCTACCAGGACGTCGAGTTCGTCGTCGAGGTGATCTCCAAGCGGACCGCGGCCAACGACTTCGGCCCGAAGAAGGACGCGTACGCCGAGGCGGCCGTTCCGGTGTACCTGGTCGCCAACCCGTACACCGGCAGGTGCCATCTCTACACGGAGCCCAAGAAGGGCGAGTACACCGTGGACCGGATCGTCGCGTTCGGCGAGGACATCGATCTCACGAACACGAAGGTGGGACTGACCCTCAAGACGGACGACTTCCCCCGCGACTGA